aacgaattattttttatgagaatgattatttatcatctagaataaattaaaataatagttttaataataaatttaaatttcatatatatgcGGCATCGCATGCACCGGCCCAGACAAACTCAATGAATTCACATACTTCGCTTAACAAATTTacaactctagtactatatatgttctgtatatatataatccgtAGACCGTAGTGGCCCTGTTGTTCACATCAACATTGCTAGTTTTTGtattaggtaatgattatatgCAAGAACTTTTTACTTTGAACCAGCTTGGcttacaataaataattaagaaaaatcctAATTTGGAAAAGGTAGacatgatgttatttttatttttggatgttgCATTTGGTTGTATTTAGTATTTATTCACCTAGCGCATGTTTAgtacatatttttctttcattttgctGAGATGAAGAACATAAACTGCCGACAAAAAAAtgtattgatcaaagaatgagcctcgattcaaattttaaaaataatataactttgTCAATTGTCTCATAAATTTCTCGACCAAATTCTCATTTGgtccattaaaatttttttatcttaattatcaAGTCCtactaaataaattatttttagagtCATAGCCTATTTCAAAATTACTCGTTAAATTTTAAGTAGACTTTTCATACATATTAATCCAAAATATAACACGTGCGTGGAGGAAAAGTAACTCtcttgagaaaaattgaaattgccactttataaattgaaaagaaaatactactcatgaaaataataaattcctATTACAGAAAATATAAGCTTATGATCAAATATCTGATGTAAAAAAGACATTCATGTGGACCACGTAATCCTAACATGCTAATGCCCCAATTTCAACTTACCGACATCAACAACCTTATTAGCAAACCCTTTATCTCGATCGCTGCTCTGATCAGCACCGGAAGTcaacatgcatgtcatgatcgCTAGCTATTGCTTATCGCCAACATTTCAATCATCGAGCTCTGGGAAATTTGGAGAATCACACGAGCTCCCCTGAAGTTGTAATGCGAACTGGAGGCCACCCACGACGTCCTTCATGGATGGTCGTTTGCTTCTGTCATGCAGCAAACAGCTCATCGTAACCTCTACAAACTTTTTCAGACACTCTGGCTTAATCCCATTCTTCAAACATGGGTCAATAATCTCGTCAAGCTTGTCCTCATGATAGCATTCTCGGAACCACTCAGCCAGGTTCACTTGCTTCTTCAACGCCGTGCGAACCAACGGCGGTCTTGCGCACAATATTTCACACAGCACTACACCGAAGGAGTAGACGTCGGACTTTTCCGTCAGCTGCTGACGTTTGAAATATTCCGGGTCTAGATACCCAAAGCTACCTTTGACTGCGGTGCTGATATGAGTGATGGAAACACTTATGGGCCCAATTTTGCACAAGCCGAAATCTGAAACCTTGGCTACCCAATTCTCGTTCAAAAGTATATTCGTCGTCTTTACGTCTCGGTGAATAATCAGGTGGTTCGCACCGGTGTGGAGGTATTCCAACCCAAGTGCCGCTCCGATACAAATGTCGAGCCGTCTCTTCCACGTTAAAGGAGGATTATCAGTGCTATATAGATGATCACGAAGGGTCCCACAATTCATGTACTCGTAGACAAGTATCATCTCCCGGTCCTCGTCGCAGTAGCCAATCAAAGACACAATATGACGGTGTCGTAGCTTGGAGAGGGTTGAAATCTCAGTCGTAAACTCGTGGGCCCCCTGTTGTGATCCCGATTTCAGCCGTTTGATTGCAACTGTGCTGCTTCCATCCTCTACGTACCCTTTATACACGTTCCCAAATCCTCCAACCCCTATGATCAAACCATCATCGAAATTTTTTGTGGCGGCTTCGATTTCAGCAAACGAAAAGTGACGACACAAATGGGACGGCAGAGGCAAGCAATTAGAATCTCCAACTTTCCGGGAGCCCAATATCTTAGCTTTCTTACTCACACGGAAACTTATAAAACCAAGAATAATAACCGAAGCTGAAATAACTATAATAACGGCCATGATCCGCAGTGACGTCCTTTTCCTTTCCGTTAATTTTTCGTTGCCTTCAGGGGATGTGGGAACCACCAATCCGTCCAGGTTGAGCCCACCAAAACTACCGTCCGATCGGTTCAACTTAAATATTTCCACACCGTTCAACAATGCATCCTCGTATTGTGGTTTCGAAACCACATTAGGACGTAGCGCCAACAACAAATCTAGTTTGCGTCGGTTTCCATTAGGGATCAAAACAATATAATCTCTGTACACTGGAATTCCTCGGCTGCCGCTCCATAGTATCACATCTGCATCTCTCTCCGCCGTTTGATTATTGATGAATATTTCAAAAACACGGTCGTTCAAGTACACAACCTCTTGCAGTGTTTCGCAGAAATGAAGCCTAAAGAGATAGTTAAACCCAGCGTCCACCGTGAAGTTCCACGTGAGGTTGGAATTCAAGTTGGCCGTGGCATTTATACCCATTGAACGAAAAGTTTTGTACACAATCTCCGGCGCAGTGTAGGACGGTGTCTCCGTCGTATACTGTATAGTGTCATTAGGCAGGTCGTAAGCAGTTATCCCGAAATTATCAATCAGTACATAAGGCGAGTCGTCAACCCATGTCCGGAACATTCCTGTATCCTCGACGCCCGAGACATCCTTTCCCCCAACGTTTAGCCTATACATGGTCTCCAGAGTGGTGGTGCCATCGAAAGTATAGAAGATTGTGTCGAAACCTACAAACTTGATTCCAGTACCGTTGGTATTGtc
This is a stretch of genomic DNA from Carya illinoinensis cultivar Pawnee chromosome 3, C.illinoinensisPawnee_v1, whole genome shotgun sequence. It encodes these proteins:
- the LOC122303057 gene encoding receptor-like protein kinase FERONIA, giving the protein MSQGFRTRNLLISHPNMNKLALYVSFLHLLFAHAVAQDSPPPYIAPDYILLNCGSSAANSTSLDDRNWEGDSHSKFSPHNIQTISNSSTPTEQIPSVAQVPYMTARIFPNNFTYSFPVSSGLKFVRLYFYPAKYADVDKSKSFFSVTANDFTLLRNFSAFLTMLTLEPPAAVVVKEFIVPVLRTQYCLNITFISLDSYAFINGIEVVSIPNNLYMDNTNGTGIKFVGFDTIFYTFDGTTTLETMYRLNVGGKDVSGVEDTGMFRTWVDDSPYVLIDNFGITAYDLPNDTIQYTTETPSYTAPEIVYKTFRSMGINATANLNSNLTWNFTVDAGFNYLFRLHFCETLQEVVYLNDRVFEIFINNQTAERDADVILWSGSRGIPVYRDYIVLIPNGNRRKLDLLLALRPNVVSKPQYEDALLNGVEIFKLNRSDGSFGGLNLDGLVVPTSPEGNEKLTERKRTSLRIMAVIIVISASVIILGFISFRVSKKAKILGSRKVGDSNCLPLPSHLCRHFSFAEIEAATKNFDDGLIIGVGGFGNVYKGYVEDGSSTVAIKRLKSGSQQGAHEFTTEISTLSKLRHRHIVSLIGYCDEDREMILVYEYMNCGTLRDHLYSTDNPPLTWKRRLDICIGAALGLEYLHTGANHLIIHRDVKTTNILLNENWVAKVSDFGLCKIGPISVSITHISTAVKGSFGYLDPEYFKRQQLTEKSDVYSFGVVLCEILCARPPLVRTALKKQVNLAEWFRECYHEDKLDEIIDPCLKNGIKPECLKKFVEVTMSCLLHDRSKRPSMKDVVGGLQFALQLQGSSCDSPNFPELDD